The Candidatus Koribacter versatilis Ellin345 genome has a segment encoding these proteins:
- a CDS encoding GerMN domain-containing protein has protein sequence MIPRHLQIMAAILLILAVGLGYYNYRLKHRAERRQPKPALAELPVAPPVSGPTSTATLYVADDKTGLLTRSSVTIPLPPDSSERTQQILRNLLTLYQTAPTTHNIGEGSDVKNVYFVKNGLVVVDFNGAFADKHPSGILAEELTVASIVATLRANNPQVEKVKFLVEGKDRDTLAGHADLATPLDAVNFSQMVKDLQ, from the coding sequence ATGATTCCACGCCACCTGCAGATCATGGCCGCCATACTCCTGATCCTCGCCGTCGGCCTCGGCTACTACAACTACCGACTGAAGCACCGCGCCGAGCGCCGCCAGCCCAAACCCGCGCTCGCCGAGCTTCCTGTGGCTCCGCCCGTTTCCGGGCCCACGAGCACCGCAACTCTCTACGTGGCCGATGACAAAACCGGCCTGCTCACGCGTTCTTCCGTGACCATCCCGTTGCCGCCGGATAGCAGCGAACGGACTCAGCAGATCTTGCGCAACCTGCTCACCCTCTATCAAACCGCGCCGACGACACACAACATTGGCGAAGGTTCGGATGTGAAGAACGTTTACTTCGTGAAGAACGGCCTCGTGGTCGTGGACTTCAACGGTGCCTTTGCCGACAAGCATCCCAGCGGCATCCTCGCCGAAGAGTTGACGGTCGCTTCGATCGTCGCCACGTTGCGCGCCAATAACCCTCAAGTTGAAAAGGTGAAATTCCTGGTGGAAGGAAAAGACCGCGACACTCTCGCCGGCCACGCCGACCTCGCAACGCCGCTCGATGCCGTCAACTTCTCGCAAATGGTGAAGGACCTGCAATGA
- the murI gene encoding glutamate racemase, which yields MSRQRPVIGVFDSGFGGLTVLREIVRLVPNAEYLYFGDTARLPYGTKSADTVARYALGACHFLEGQGAEHLVIACNTATALAMDAIEAKANVPAIGVVEPGASAAAAISKTRSVAVIGTEATISSHAYHHALERLGINAYEKATPLLVPLVEEGWTDHPVTKQVAEIYLQDAFVRREQRSDVLVLGCTHYPLIRPLLRKVVPSDVAIVDSAESTAKALAKKLGIAPPSASAAGATQAAGARAQMAPSAPEPKEGTPDFRFFVTDSVQKFRRLGSGFLGHPVDNVEHVDLGG from the coding sequence ATGAGTCGTCAGCGGCCCGTGATTGGAGTCTTCGACTCCGGCTTCGGCGGACTCACCGTGCTCCGCGAAATCGTCCGCCTCGTCCCCAATGCTGAATACCTCTACTTCGGCGACACCGCCCGTCTTCCCTACGGCACGAAATCCGCGGATACAGTCGCGCGGTATGCGTTAGGCGCTTGCCACTTCCTTGAGGGCCAGGGCGCCGAACACCTCGTCATCGCCTGCAACACCGCCACCGCCCTCGCCATGGACGCCATCGAAGCCAAGGCCAACGTTCCCGCCATCGGCGTCGTCGAGCCGGGCGCAAGCGCCGCGGCGGCAATCAGCAAAACCCGCAGCGTCGCCGTAATCGGTACCGAAGCCACAATCAGCAGCCACGCCTACCACCACGCCCTCGAGCGGCTCGGCATCAACGCTTATGAAAAAGCCACACCCCTTCTCGTCCCGTTAGTCGAAGAAGGCTGGACCGATCATCCCGTCACCAAGCAGGTTGCCGAAATTTATCTGCAAGACGCCTTTGTCCGCCGCGAGCAACGCAGCGACGTCCTCGTCCTCGGCTGCACCCACTACCCGCTGATCCGTCCGTTGCTGCGCAAAGTCGTCCCCAGCGACGTAGCGATCGTCGACTCCGCCGAATCCACCGCCAAAGCTCTCGCGAAAAAACTCGGCATCGCCCCGCCATCCGCCTCCGCCGCAGGCGCCACGCAAGCCGCCGGTGCACGCGCGCAAATGGCCCCCAGCGCCCCCGAACCCAAGGAAGGTACTCCCGACTTCCGCTTCTTTGTTACCGACTCAGTGCAGAAATTTCGTCGCTTAGGCTCAGGCTTCCTCGGCCATCCGGTGGACAACGTCGAGCATGTGGATTTGGGTGGCTAG
- a CDS encoding (R)-mandelonitrile lyase, with protein sequence MEIRRAGSQHSAKGPADWFTGSVRIDPLFQAPDPALVQGASVTFEPGARTAWHTHPLGQTLIVTAGVGRVCRWGGSVEEIRPGDVVWFSPGEKHWHGASPTSGMTHIAIQEKNDGKVVDWMEHVSDQQYSG encoded by the coding sequence ATGGAGATTCGGCGAGCAGGTTCGCAGCATTCGGCCAAGGGGCCCGCGGATTGGTTCACGGGGAGTGTGCGGATCGATCCACTGTTCCAGGCTCCGGATCCGGCGCTGGTTCAGGGCGCGAGTGTAACGTTTGAGCCTGGTGCGCGGACGGCGTGGCACACGCATCCGCTCGGACAAACGCTGATCGTAACGGCGGGAGTGGGGCGGGTTTGCCGCTGGGGCGGGAGCGTGGAAGAAATTCGTCCGGGCGATGTGGTCTGGTTTTCGCCGGGAGAAAAGCATTGGCACGGCGCGTCGCCGACCAGCGGGATGACTCATATCGCGATCCAGGAGAAGAACGATGGCAAGGTCGTCGACTGGATGGAGCACGTGAGCGATCAGCAGTATAGCGGGTGA